One window of the Triticum dicoccoides isolate Atlit2015 ecotype Zavitan chromosome 3B, WEW_v2.0, whole genome shotgun sequence genome contains the following:
- the LOC119276825 gene encoding mannan endo-1,4-beta-mannosidase 2-like, translated as MASCNGLFVYHILGLASLVAVFYFSLLGEVDLRFPGLLPSPGASQSHDASLPFVERRGAQLFLGGRPFYINGWNSYWLMDQAVEPASRHRVSDMFRAATGMGLTVCRTWAFNDGAYNALQLSPGHFDERVFKALDRVVVEARRHGVRLVLSLANNLEVYGGKTQYVRWAWDEGVGLTASNDSFFFDPAIRDYFKVYLKALLTRTNHLTGVQYKDDPTILAWELMNEPRCITDPSGNTLQRWIEEMAGYVKSIDRRHLLTVGTEGFYGPTSPPEKLSVNPGHWFNNYGLDFIRNSKISDIDFASVHLYPDTWLLHANLEEKLKFVTQWVSSHFEDGDTELGGKPVVLTEFGLSHLVKGFEQSQRDAFYKSVYDIVHESAKRGGAGAGAIVWQLAAEDMEEYHDGFAIVPSETPSMQKLLTEQSCLLAALRHGEVEAKRILKAVCG; from the exons ATGGCGTCGTGCAACGGCCTGTTTGTGTACCACATCCTCGGCCTGGCCTCCCTGGtggccgtgttctacttctccctcCTCGGTGAGGTGGACCTCCGCTTCCCCGGCCTCCTCCCGTCCCCCGGCGCGTCCCAGTCCCACGACGCGTCCCTGCCGTTCGTGGAGCGGCGCGGCGCGCAGCTCTTCCTGGGGGGCCGGCCATTCTACATCAACGGGTGGAACTCGTACTGGCTCATGGACCAGGCGGTGGAGCCGGCCAGCCGCCACCGCGTGTCGGACATGTTCCGCGCCGCCACCGGGATGGGGCTCACGGTGTGCCGCACCTGGGCCTTCAACGACGGCGCCTACAACGCGCTCCAGCTTTCCCCGGGACACTTCGACGAGCGCGTCTTCAAGGCGCTGGACCGGGTGGTCGTGGAGGCCCGGCGGCACGGCGTGCGGCTCGTCCTTAGCCTGGCCAACAACCTGGAGGTGTACGGCGGGAAGACGCAGTACGTGCGGTGGGCGTGGGACGAAGGCGTCGGCCTCACCGCCTCCAACGACTCATTCTTCTTCGACCCCGCCATCCGCGACTACTTCAAAGTCTACCTCAAG GCATTGTTGACGAGGACGAACCACTTGACGGGGGTGCAGTACAAGGACGACCCTACCATCTTGGCGTGGGAGCTGATGAACGAGCCCAGATGCATCACCGATCCGTCCGGTAACACTCTGCAG CGCTGGATCGAGGAGATGGCTGGGTACGTGAAGTCGATCGACAGGAGGCATCTGCTGACCGTCGGCACCGAGGGGTTCTACGGCCCGACGAGCCCACCGGAGAAGCTCAGCGTGAATCCGGGGCACTGGTTCAACAACTACGGCCTCGACTTCATCCGCAACTCCAAGATCTCTGACATCGACTTCGCCTCCGTCCACCTTTACCCGGACACCTG GCTGCTGCACGCGAATTTGGAAGAGAAGCTCAAGTTCGTGACGCAGTGGGTGAGCTCCCACTTCGAGGACGGCGACACGGAGCTCGGCGGCAAGCCCGTGGTGCTCACGGAGTTCGGGCTGTCGCATTTGGTCAAGGGGTTCGAGCAGTCGCAGCGCGACGCCTTCTACAAGTCGGTGTACGACATCGTCCACGAATCGGCCAAgaggggcggcgccggcgccggcgcgataGTGTGGCAGCTCGCCGCCGAGGACATGGAGGAGTACCACGACGGCTTCGCCATCGTGCCCAGCGAAACGCCGTCCATGCAGAAGCTGCTCACGGAGCAGTCGTGCCTGCTGGCCGCGCTGAGGCACGGGGAGGTGGAGGCCAAGAGGATCCTCAAGGCGGTGTGTGGCTGA